A single genomic interval of Littorina saxatilis isolate snail1 linkage group LG17, US_GU_Lsax_2.0, whole genome shotgun sequence harbors:
- the LOC138952472 gene encoding uncharacterized protein: MLNQRQAICERRQSALLTLDEELQSLREDIFNKKENLRDEGDTSAERARKHWDFVRRNLTDKQAMLEATIQRYRTQIAAANASLAAKDSLIAHLQKHVKEGQESLKSKDKKMHQLEEKLVLVTEQTLKQSIAPTTTTSLSSAVDPRRPLSRSSSARPPSSMQRMTSESPERNAVSRAGGRRMSVSDGSLVPTAPTGGRRMSTHHPDTPVFVKNAESGNARRESTKSRGGNDTAANGVHVSRDPGVSGGANSGNGVSRDLAARRKNYQRTRSTPHSMINSASNASAACNIL; the protein is encoded by the exons ATGCTGAACCAGCGACAGGCTATCTGTGAACGCCGCCAGAGTGCGCTGCTGACGCTTGATGAG GAACTGCAGAGTCTGCGAGAGGACATCTTCAACAAGAAGGAAAACCTGCGGGACGAGGGGGACACCAGCGCGGAGAGAGCTCGCAAACACTG GGACTTTGTTCGTCGTAACCTGACAGACAAGCAGGCGATGCTGGAGGCCACGATACAGAGGTACCGCACACAGATCGCCGCGGCCAATGCCTCCCTGGCCGCCAAGGACTCGCTCATAGCGCACCTCCAGAAACAC GTGAAGGAGGGTCAGGAGAGCCTGAAAAGCAAGGACAAGAAGATGCATCAGCTGGAGGAAAAGCTGGTGCTGGTCACGGAGCAGACGCTCAAGCAGAGCAtcgcccccaccaccaccaccagccttTCCTCGGCCGTCGACCCCCGCCGCCCCTTGTCACGCTCGAGTAGCGCCAGGCCCCCCTCCTCCATGCAGCGCATGACCAGCGAGTCACCGGAGCGGAACGCGGTCAGCAGAGCAGGTGGTCGTCGTATGTCCGTGTCTGACGGATCGCTGGTCCCTACCGCCCCTACCGGTGGACGCCGTATGTCCACGCACCACCCGGACACTCCTGTCTTCGTGAAGAACGCGGAGAGCGGCAACGCTAGGAGGGAGTCGACGAAGAGCAGGGGTGGCAATGACACTGCTGCTAACGGTGTTCACGTGTCGAGAGACCCAGGCGTGAGCGGCGGGGCGAACAGCGGCAACGGTGTGTCGCGCGATCTGGCGGCGAGGAGGAAGAACTACCAGAGAACCCGCTCCACCCCTCACTCCATGATCAACAGTGCCAGCAACGCCAGCGCTGCCTGTAACATCCTGTGA
- the LOC138952482 gene encoding uncharacterized protein — protein MGDLEAWGEAGKRYEIHEETLSCFTKLDELGTKPFEDGSLTPEEVRAQFLRVSEVIGGLPDFEGSERQFIVPSQSGNEEGVPVSVYKPKDLSSVPAIWIYFHGGGLVICSRNTHSTMLKILARRARCIVVNVDYRLAPEHKAPAAFDDCRDVSRWVLRNKVLLGGHADSSVGVGGDSCGGHLAASITHDVTDLTFQILVYPLTDLTLSSKSAKEFEDTPGFNNAKMKWFMGHFLANEGQKTDPVVSPYHRPSFTGLPPALCILAQLDPLRDDGLAYSKKLKDAGVPTDVLVVKGAPHMFYQMPAHFQQLNKEAFKKTVDFIQQFQQE, from the exons ATGGGGGACTTGGAGGCTTGGGGCGAGGCGGGCAAACGGTACGAGATCCACGAGGAGACTCTGTCCTGCTTCACCAAGCTAGATGAGCTTGGGACCAAGCCTTTTGAGGACGGCTCGCTGACGCCTGAAGAGGTGAGGGCACAGTTCCTGAGAGTCAGCGAGGTGATCGGGGGTCTTCCTGACTTCGAGGGTTCCGAGAGACAGTTCATTGTGCCGTCACAATCTGGCAACGAAG aGGGAGTTCCAGTGTCCGTGTACAAACCTAAGGACCTGAGCAGCGTACCGGCCATTTGGATCTACTTCCATGGCGGAGGACTTGTGATATGCAGCAGAAACACACACTCCACCATGCTCAAGATCCTAGCCAG ACGCGCGCGGTGCATTGTGGTAAACGTGGACTACAGACTGGCCCCTGAACACAAGGCCCCCGCCGCTTTTGACGACTGCCGTGACGTCTCCAGATGGGTTTTGCGCAACAAGGTCCTGCTCG GGGGCCACGCTGACAGCagtgtgggggtgggaggggacAGCTGTGGGGGACACCTTGCAGCCAGCATCACTCATGACGTCACTGATCTGACATTCCAG ATTCTGGTGTACCCCTTGACAGACCTGACCCTGTCCTCCAAGTCTGCGAAAGAATTTGAAGACACTCCGGGGTTCAACAATGCCAAAATGAAATG gTTCATGGGTCATTTTTTAGCCAACGAGGGACAGAAGACAGACCCTGTGGTATCACCATACCACCGTCCTTCTTTCACCGGCTTGCCTCCCGCTCTCTGCATCCTGGCTCAACTAGATCCCCTTAGGGATGATGGATTAG CGTACAGCAAGAAGCTGAAAGATGCCGGTGTTCCGACAGATGTGCTGGTAGTGAAAGGAGCGCCCCACATGTTCTATCAAATGCCAG CGCATTTTCAGCAGCTGAACAAAGAGGCTTTCAAAAAGACGGTCGACTTTATCCAGCAGTTCCAACAGGAATAG
- the LOC138951739 gene encoding uncharacterized protein, with the protein MGDLEAWGEAGKRYEIHEETLSCFTKLDELGTKPFQDGSLTPEEVRAQILRVSEVIGGLPDFEGSERQFLVPSQSGNEEGVPVSVYKPKDLSSVPAIWIYFHGGGLVICSRNTHSTTLKILARRARCIVVNVDYRLAPEHKAPAAFDDCRDVSRWVLRNKVLLGGHADSSVGVGGDSCGGHLAASITHDVTDLTFQILVYPLTDLTLSSKSAKEFEDTPGFNNARMKWYMGHFLANEGQKTDPVVSPYHRPSFTGLPPALCIMAQLDPLRDDGLAYSKKLKDAGVPTDVLVVKGAPHMFYQMPAHFQQLNKEAFKKTVDFIQQFQQE; encoded by the exons ATGGGGGACTTGGAGGCTTGGGGCGAGGCGGGCAAACGGTACGAGATCCACGAGGAGACTCTGTCCTGCTTCACCAAGCTAGATGAGCTTGGGACCAAGCCTTTTCAGGACGGCTCGCTGACGCCTGAAGAGGTGAGGGCACAGATCCTGAGAGTCAGCGAGGTGATCGGGGGTCTTCCTGACTTCGAGGGTTCCGAGAGACAGTTCCTTGTGCCGTCACAATCTGGCAACGAAG aGGGAGTTCCAGTGTCTGTGTACAAACCTAAGGACCTGAGCAGCGTACCGGCCATTTGGATCTACTTCCATGGCGGAGGACTTGTGATATGCAGCAGAAACACACACTCCACCACGCTCAAGATCCTAGCCAG ACGCGCGCGGTGCATTGTGGTAAACGTGGACTACAGACTGGCCCCTGAACACAAGGCCCCCGCCGCTTTTGACGACTGCCGTGACGTCTCCAGATGGGTTTTGCGCAACAAGGTCCTGCTCG GGGGCCACGCTGACAGCAGTGTGGGGGTGGGAGGCGACAGCTGTGGGGGACACCTTGCAGCCAGCATCACTCATGACGTCACTGATCTGACATTCCAG ATTCTGGTGTACCCCTTGACAGACCTGACCCTGTCCTCCAAGTCTGCGAAAGAATTTGAAGACACTCCGGGATTCAACAATGCCAGAATGAAATG gtaCATGGGTCATTTTTTAGCCAACGAGGGACAGAAAACAGACCCTGTGGTATCACCATACCACCGTCCTTCTTTCACCGGCTTGCCTCCCGCTCTCTGCATCATGGCTCAACTAGATCCCCTCAGGGATGATGGATTAG CGTACAGCAAGAAGCTGAAAGATGCCGGTGTTCCGACAGATGTGCTGGTAGTGAAAGGAGCGCCCCACATGTTCTATCAAATGCCAG CGCATTTTCAGCAGCTGAACAAAGAGGCTTTCAAAAAGACGGTCGACTTTATCCAGCAGTTCCAACAGGAATAG